One window of Medicago truncatula cultivar Jemalong A17 chromosome 2, MtrunA17r5.0-ANR, whole genome shotgun sequence genomic DNA carries:
- the LOC11410403 gene encoding BES1/BZR1 homolog protein 4, with the protein MTSGTRLPTWKERENNKRRERRRRAIAAKIFSGLRMYGNFRLPKHCDNNEVLKALCNEAGWTVEPDGTTYRKGCKPLENMDMVGGSSAASPCSSYHPSPGSSSFPSPSSSPYAANRNADGNSLIPWLKNLSTASSSGSSPKLPHPYFHSGSISAPVTPPLSSPTSRTPRLNADFDDQSARPGWTGQHYSFLPSSGPPSPARQIVDPEWFAGIKLPHASPTSPTFNLVSRSPFAFKEDGFSGGGSRMWTPGQSGACSPAIAAGFDQTADIPMSEAISDEFAFGSNTFGIVKPWEGERIHEEFVADDLELTLGNSKTR; encoded by the exons ATGACATCAGGTACAAGACTACCAACATGGAAGGAGAGAGAGAACAACaagaggagagagagaagaagaagagctATAGCTGCTAAGATCTTCTCTGGTTTGAGAATGTATGGTAACTTTAGATTACCTAAACATTGTGATAACAATGAAGTTCTTAAAGCTCTTTGTAATGAAGCTGGTTGGACTGTTGAACCTGATGGAACCACTTATCGTAAG GGATGCAAGCCTTTAGAGAACATGGATATGGTTGGTGGATCATCAGCTGCAAGCCCTTGTTCATCTTACCATCCAAGCCCCGGCTCGTCTTCCTTCCCGAGTCCATCTTCATCCCCTTACGCTGCAAATCGTAACGCTGATGGTAATTCCCTCATTCCATGGCTCAAAAACCTCTCCACAGCTTCATCTTCAGGATCATCTCCGAAACTTCCTCATCCCTACTTTCATAGTGGCTCCATCAGTGCTCCTGTCACACCTCCCCTGAGCTCTCCGACTTCTAGAACACCGCGATTGAATGCTGACTTCGATGATCAATCTGCACGGCCCGGGTGGACCGGACAACATTACTCATTCCTGCCTTCTTCCGGTCCTCCAAGCCCTGCCCGTCAGATAGTTGATCCTGAATGGTTTGCTGGGATCAAACTTCCACATGCTAGTCCAACTTCTCCGACATTCAACCTTGTATCTCGAAGCCCATTTGCCTTCAAGGAAGATGGTTTTTCGGGCGGTGGTTCGCGCATGTGGACCCCTGGACAGTCAGGCGCGTGTTCTCCAGCTATTGCAGCAGGCTTTGATCAAACAGCTGACATTCCAATGTCTGAAGCCATCTCAGATGAATTTGCATTTGGAAGTAACACATTTGGGATTGTGAAGCCTTGGGAAGGAGAAAGGATCCATGAAGAATTTGTAGCAGATGATCTTGAACTCACACTTGGTAACTCAAAGACCAG GTGA